The following are from one region of the Mycolicibacterium helvum genome:
- the urtE gene encoding urea ABC transporter ATP-binding subunit UrtE: MLELVDVRTGYGRSQVIHGVSIDVPSDGVAAVMGHNGAGKTTLLRAAVGLLKCSSGTVLLHGDDVTKMRPSARVARGLAYVPQGQQSFGQLTTAENLQVVADGRKNGKQLIDEQLDLFPALKELLTRRAGLLSGGQRQQLAIARALITSPKILILDEPTEGIQPSVVAEIEAAITTLTRRGDLGVLLVEQHIGFALESAQQYYILEAGRVTSSGTGGSASEADVRAAMAI, encoded by the coding sequence ATGCTGGAACTGGTCGACGTCCGCACCGGATACGGCAGATCACAGGTCATCCACGGTGTCAGCATCGACGTGCCCTCCGACGGCGTAGCCGCCGTGATGGGGCACAACGGCGCGGGTAAGACGACCCTGCTGCGTGCGGCGGTCGGCCTCTTGAAGTGCAGCTCGGGCACGGTGCTGCTGCACGGCGACGACGTGACCAAGATGCGGCCCAGCGCCCGGGTGGCGCGCGGGTTGGCGTATGTGCCGCAGGGTCAGCAGTCCTTCGGCCAGTTGACCACCGCGGAGAACCTTCAGGTCGTCGCCGACGGCCGCAAAAACGGCAAGCAGCTGATCGACGAACAGCTCGACCTGTTCCCCGCGCTCAAGGAATTGCTCACCCGCCGAGCTGGTCTGCTCTCCGGTGGTCAGCGCCAGCAGCTGGCGATCGCGCGGGCACTGATCACCAGCCCGAAGATCCTGATCCTCGACGAACCCACCGAGGGCATTCAGCCGTCGGTGGTCGCCGAGATCGAGGCGGCGATCACCACGCTGACCCGCCGCGGCGACCTCGGCGTGCTGCTGGTCGAGCAGCACATCGGCTTCGCACTGGAGTCGGCACAGCAGTACTACATCCTGGAAGCCGGCCGGGTCACCTCGAGCGGGACCGGCGGGTCGGCGTCAGAGGCCGACGTGCGCGCGGCGATGGCGATCTAG
- a CDS encoding cytochrome b, with translation MTRVDRYPVRTRVLHWLTAVLVFSALFIGFAMVNSLGGYGALVGVHMTLGVLILLVVVIRAANRFTHRTPRLPDTVGSVEHLLVVGSEIGLYALMLAQPLVGWAMVSAGGRHVVVFDWLALPRIAPFDADLYFVLRQAHSVFAYLLVAAIAAHVSAVLLHTLTLGDRMLSRMTFGARRE, from the coding sequence GTGACGAGGGTCGACCGCTATCCGGTGCGCACCCGGGTGCTGCACTGGCTGACCGCTGTCCTGGTGTTCAGCGCCTTGTTCATCGGGTTCGCGATGGTGAATTCGCTCGGTGGCTACGGCGCCCTGGTCGGCGTGCATATGACGCTCGGGGTGCTGATCCTGCTTGTCGTGGTCATCCGCGCGGCCAACCGTTTCACCCACCGCACACCACGATTGCCGGACACGGTGGGCTCCGTCGAGCATCTGCTGGTGGTCGGCTCCGAGATCGGGCTGTACGCCCTGATGCTGGCTCAGCCGCTGGTCGGGTGGGCGATGGTGTCGGCGGGTGGACGGCACGTGGTGGTGTTCGACTGGCTTGCGCTGCCGCGGATCGCGCCGTTCGACGCCGATCTGTATTTCGTGCTGCGACAGGCGCACTCGGTGTTCGCCTACCTGCTTGTCGCGGCGATCGCCGCGCATGTGTCGGCGGTGCTGCTGCATACCCTCACCTTGGGCGACCGGATGTTGAGCCGGATGACGTTTGGCGCCAGGCGCGAATGA
- a CDS encoding catalase family peroxidase: MTQRPRWGVHSAVSRRSVLIGLGAVGAFLAVDLGAIAYANKWIGSGATPKTFLDGFLAVNGPQLGFRKNHAKGVSVSGYFEGNGNGQFLSRAAVFRPGQVPVVGRFSLAGGDAHAADTSGAARGLGLAFGFPGSSQWRTAMLNLPVFPDNSPRGFYDRLLASKIVPGTGKPDPAAMDAFLTAHPETAAAMAIIKKQPPAVGFGDSTFRSLNTFYFVDDAGARTPVRWSLVPQQTTAPAPRPGDVNGLFDALIDQLRSGPLRWHLLVTLAEPGDPLTDATLAWPADRRSIDLGLLTLTAVATDSPGNARDINFDPLALPDGIEPSADPLLSARSDVYAESYRQRTGEPKSPPAVQVSEVGA; encoded by the coding sequence GTGACCCAACGTCCACGCTGGGGCGTGCACTCCGCTGTCAGCCGCAGATCGGTTCTGATTGGACTCGGCGCGGTCGGCGCCTTCCTCGCCGTCGACCTCGGCGCGATCGCCTACGCCAACAAATGGATCGGCTCGGGCGCAACGCCCAAGACCTTCCTCGACGGGTTCCTCGCGGTGAACGGGCCCCAACTCGGCTTCCGCAAGAACCACGCCAAAGGCGTCTCCGTGAGCGGTTACTTCGAAGGCAACGGCAACGGCCAATTCCTGAGCCGTGCCGCGGTGTTCCGGCCCGGACAGGTTCCCGTCGTCGGCCGCTTCTCGCTGGCCGGGGGTGATGCCCACGCTGCCGATACCTCCGGCGCCGCGCGCGGGCTCGGCCTGGCGTTCGGATTTCCCGGCAGCTCCCAATGGCGCACGGCGATGCTCAACCTGCCGGTGTTCCCGGACAACTCACCGCGCGGGTTCTACGACCGGCTGCTGGCGTCGAAGATCGTGCCTGGCACCGGGAAGCCGGACCCCGCGGCCATGGACGCGTTTCTGACTGCCCATCCCGAGACCGCCGCCGCGATGGCGATCATCAAGAAGCAGCCGCCCGCAGTCGGCTTCGGCGACAGCACATTCCGCAGCCTCAACACCTTCTACTTCGTCGACGACGCCGGCGCACGCACGCCGGTGCGATGGTCGCTTGTGCCGCAACAGACGACCGCGCCAGCCCCACGGCCCGGTGATGTCAACGGCCTGTTCGACGCGTTGATCGACCAATTGCGCAGCGGGCCGCTGCGGTGGCATCTGCTGGTCACCCTCGCTGAACCCGGCGACCCGCTGACCGATGCCACTCTGGCCTGGCCCGCCGACCGGCGGAGCATCGATCTGGGCCTGCTCACGCTGACCGCGGTGGCGACCGACTCCCCCGGCAATGCCCGCGATATCAACTTCGATCCGCTGGCACTGCCCGACGGCATCGAGCCTTCCGCCGACCCGCTGTTGTCCGCCCGTTCGGATGTCTACGCGGAGTCGTATCGGCAGCGCACCGGCGAACCCAAATCACCACCGGCGGTGCAGGTATCGGAGGTCGGCGCGTGA
- the urtD gene encoding urea ABC transporter ATP-binding protein UrtD, whose product MTELAEPVAGGNVGMGTQYLEVRGLTVDFDGFKAVNEVDLTLFQGDLRFLIGPNGAGKTTVIDAITGLVPATGSVDKSGVDLLGKKVHQIARLGVGRTFQTASVFEQLTVLQNLDIAAGAGRSWLTLLRRRKEVLPAIEEALETIGLTELADRPAGILAHGQKQWLEIGMLLVQNADVLLLDEPVAGMSGEEREETGKLLRRIGSSRTVVVVEHDMDFMRAFATSVTVLARGQVIAEGSVADVQANPKVQEVYLGTAAAGTDGVPDELIEETS is encoded by the coding sequence ATGACCGAACTCGCCGAACCGGTAGCCGGCGGCAATGTCGGCATGGGCACCCAGTATCTCGAAGTCCGCGGTCTCACCGTCGATTTCGACGGGTTCAAGGCTGTCAACGAGGTCGACCTGACGCTGTTCCAGGGTGATCTTCGCTTCCTGATCGGCCCCAACGGGGCCGGGAAGACCACCGTCATCGACGCGATCACCGGCCTGGTGCCCGCCACCGGGTCGGTGGACAAGTCCGGTGTGGACCTACTGGGCAAGAAGGTCCATCAGATCGCCCGGCTCGGCGTCGGCCGAACCTTCCAGACCGCCAGCGTATTCGAGCAGCTGACCGTCCTGCAGAACCTCGACATAGCGGCGGGGGCAGGCCGGTCGTGGTTGACCCTGCTGCGCCGGCGCAAGGAAGTGTTGCCTGCCATCGAGGAGGCGCTCGAGACGATCGGGCTCACCGAGTTGGCCGACCGGCCCGCGGGCATCTTGGCCCACGGTCAGAAACAGTGGCTGGAGATCGGCATGCTACTCGTGCAGAATGCCGACGTGCTGCTGCTCGACGAACCGGTCGCCGGGATGAGCGGTGAAGAACGCGAAGAGACCGGAAAGCTGTTGCGCCGCATCGGATCGTCGCGCACCGTCGTCGTCGTCGAGCATGACATGGATTTCATGCGCGCCTTCGCCACCTCCGTCACGGTGCTGGCCCGCGGCCAGGTGATCGCCGAAGGATCGGTAGCCGACGTGCAGGCCAACCCCAAGGTGCAGGAGGTCTACCTGGGCACCGCCGCGGCGGGCACGGACGGCGTTCCGGACGAACTGATCGAGGAGACCTCGTAA
- the urtC gene encoding urea ABC transporter permease subunit UrtC, giving the protein MTSGRGRWQAHALPLAGFAVAAVVLFGVAPAVLSSFRLGLLGQYLCYAIVAAGIGLAWGRGGMLTLGQGVFFGLGAYMMGMHLKIADAEVRKQAVPDFMQIAGMPALPSYWEPFSSAAFTLAAIVVVPTGIAALLGLGVFKRRVKGAYFAILSQALAAALAILLVGQATLGGSNGLNGFRTFFGFRLSDPVNRQMLYFIAAGTLLVVVAVVRQLMQSRYGELLVAVRDGEERVRFLGYDPANIKVVAYTAAALFASIAGALFAPIIGFITPAQVGVVPSIAFLIGVAIGGRTTLLGPILGAIGVAWAQTAFSERFPSGWTYAQGLLFIVVVGFFPAGFAGLGALFRRRNRTKATATPSGEPASEPVGAAP; this is encoded by the coding sequence CGCCGCGGTCGTCCTCTTCGGGGTGGCACCCGCGGTACTGTCCAGCTTCCGACTCGGCCTGCTCGGCCAATACCTGTGCTATGCGATCGTGGCCGCCGGTATCGGGCTGGCCTGGGGCCGTGGCGGGATGCTCACGCTGGGCCAGGGCGTGTTCTTCGGGCTGGGCGCCTACATGATGGGCATGCACCTCAAGATCGCTGACGCCGAGGTCCGCAAACAGGCGGTCCCTGACTTCATGCAGATCGCGGGAATGCCTGCGCTGCCGTCCTATTGGGAGCCGTTCTCGTCGGCGGCGTTCACCCTGGCGGCGATCGTAGTGGTCCCGACGGGCATCGCGGCGCTGCTCGGGCTCGGGGTGTTCAAACGCCGGGTCAAGGGCGCATATTTCGCGATCCTGTCCCAAGCGCTGGCTGCCGCACTGGCCATCCTGCTCGTCGGCCAAGCGACGTTGGGTGGCAGCAACGGGCTCAATGGTTTTCGCACATTCTTCGGGTTCCGGCTGTCCGACCCGGTGAACCGGCAGATGCTGTACTTCATCGCCGCGGGAACCCTGCTCGTGGTGGTCGCCGTGGTGCGCCAGTTGATGCAGAGTCGCTACGGCGAACTTCTCGTCGCGGTGCGCGACGGCGAAGAACGAGTGCGGTTCCTGGGCTACGACCCGGCCAACATCAAGGTCGTCGCCTACACGGCCGCCGCACTGTTCGCCAGCATCGCCGGTGCCCTGTTCGCACCCATCATCGGTTTCATCACCCCGGCTCAGGTCGGCGTCGTACCGTCCATTGCCTTCCTGATCGGTGTCGCGATCGGGGGGCGAACCACACTGCTCGGGCCCATCTTGGGTGCGATCGGCGTGGCCTGGGCGCAAACGGCGTTCTCCGAACGCTTTCCGTCGGGCTGGACCTACGCCCAGGGGCTGCTGTTCATCGTGGTCGTCGGCTTCTTCCCTGCGGGGTTCGCCGGACTCGGGGCGCTGTTCCGCCGGCGCAACCGCACCAAGGCAACTGCCACGCCCAGCGGTGAGCCCGCATCCGAGCCGGTGGGAGCCGCACCATGA